In a single window of the Nilaparvata lugens isolate BPH chromosome 1, ASM1435652v1, whole genome shotgun sequence genome:
- the LOC111063147 gene encoding putative uncharacterized protein DDB_G0282133: protein MSNYLPNVPRELENSKRPLNILIGANEMSRASLEKIEPTLSMYNIQQIKPRKPRSIKKPVPRAEAHNKKECSVFNDPEVQEQLQSLILDVFGQKENEQKSFSNNECEKYSSEFEKFTNNKRESILRFPYLVDRISIKSSTSIRQSQNDGVGSLSTNKISVHNIESSGINQEDRTRENEGQSQQSACTYLCNNLMKTIDTHLKAASSPSENYECLNVEQSKQKIFNNDDTNLRRNEKSIDGIDGEGNKSDVREQKMNLIRKVTQGSIDSSNKCVQNARSIGESNSDNTIVASCTKIDEEKKKDFLHSFFGFDKILKNQSSSTSSNNSKHIQQREEYSMEQTQSTHFNLSVSKEDFHPNKNQCNCINNNFQSNSTVSRMENSKSAERFNEHGCAKRCSCSSQQISINDFPSEGSFENRKNNNYQLPKDHLYRKDNESNNLKQMKNNCCYTDNFNQVVKDEIPRSFEMNDEFFDFDPQLSFLLERPSNSFSPSNNFVEQNVYFCDVSNKIPCNLNPSESTNNNSSNVRLATTNTDQYKSNDYRPTNNSNSEKESHNNNSQDNSTSRLYDISKIENEIETRIQNQMRSLYDYSEFDDHNIYYDKSKMIYNRGNQRDKNDDCSSGAPPRKSSCDDQNHKLDNQESREQSVDSCTCSRNSKLPTTGFINISEKESNKGSPFRNEAYEIDSGIIGESSSNNYNSNQKLSMEIENYTTKCSNKAMPLSQLISLDEPDYLQHLKKLRWDHIQRISREVQRLESLERFLDSCGCGHIMDLAAGHLA from the exons ATGAG CAATTATTTGCCAAACGTTCCTAGAGAGctagaaaattcaaaaaggccattgaatattttaataggagCAAACGAGATGAGTAGAGCTTCTCTTGAAAAAATAGAGCCTACACTTTCAATGTATAACATACAACAAATCAAACCCAGGAAACCTCGAAGCATTAAAAAACCTGTGCCAAGG GCTGAAGCTCACAATAAAAAAGAATGCTCAGTTTTCAATGATCCAGAAGTGCAGGAGCAGTTACAAAGTCTGATTCTTGACGTTTTTGGCCAGAAAGAGAATGAGCAAAAATCCTTCTCCAATAATGAATGCGAGAAGTACAGctctgaatttgaaaaattcactaACAATAAAAGAGAAAGTATCCTGCGATTTCCATATCTGGTTGATCGCATATCGATAAAATCCTCAACATCGATTAGGCAGAGCCAAAATGATGGAGTTGGATCATTATCGACAAATAAAATTTCAGTCCATAATATTGAATCTTCTGGAATAAATCAAGAGGACCGGACTAGAGAAAATGAAGGCCAATCTCAACAAAGCGCATGTACATatttatgtaataatcttatgaaGACCATTGACACACATTTGAAGGCAGCTTCGTCTCCCTCTGAGAATTATGAGTGCCTGAACGTGGaacaatctaaacaaaaaattttcaataatgatgATACAAACCtgagaagaaatgaaaaatcaattgatGGGATTGACGGTGAAGGAAATAAAAGTGACGTCAGGGAACAAAAAATGAACCTGATTCGGAAAGTCACGCAAGGGAGTATAGACTCATCAAATAAATGCGTACAGAATGCAAGAAGCATTGGAGAATCGAATAGCGATAATACTATAGTGGCGTCTTGTACCAAAATtgatgaagagaaaaagaaagatttCCTCCACTCGTTTTTTGGGTTTgataaaatactaaaaaatcaAAGCAGTTCAACATCATCTAATAATTCAAAGCATATACAACAAAGAGAAGAGTATTCCATGGAGCAGACACAGTcaactcatttcaatttatcTGTTTCGAAAGAGGATTTCCACCctaacaaaaatcaatgtaattgcattaataataattttcaatcaaattcgaCAGTATCTAGAATGGAAAACTCAAAATCAGCCGAAAGATTCAATGAACATGGTTGTGCCAAGCGTTGCAGTTGCAGTAGTCAACAGATATCAATTAATGATTTTCCTAGTGAGGGttcttttgaaaatagaaagaaCAACAATTATCAGTTGCCAAAAGATCACCTCTATAGAAAAGATAATGAGAGTAAcaatttgaaacaaatgaagaataattgtTGCTATACTGACAACTTCAATCAAGTTGTGAAGGATGAAATTCCAAGGTCGTttgaaatgaatgatgaatttttcGATTTTGATCCACAATTGAGTTTTCTTCTGGAAAGACCTTCAAATTCGTTCTCTCCTtctaataactttgttgaacagaatgtttatttttgtgatgtTAGTAATAAAATTCCATGTAATTTGAATCCTTCAGAATcaactaataataattcaagCAATGTAAGGTTAGCAACAACTAACACAGACCAATACAAATCAAATGACTATAGGCCTACCAATAACTCAAACTCAGAAAAGGAATCTCACAACAACAATAGTCAAGATAATAGCACATCCAGGCTCtatgatatttcaaaaattgagaaTGAGATTGAAActagaatacaaaatcaaatgcGTTCATTATATGATTATTCAGAATTTGATGATCATAATATTTACTACGATAAATCAAAAATGATTTATAATCGTGGAAACCAAAGAGATAAAAACGATGATTGCTCAAGTGGAGCTCCTCCTCGTAAATCAAG TTGCGATGACCAAAACCACAAGCTAGATAATCAAGAAAGTCGTGAACAATCAGTTGACAGTTGTACCTGTTCTCGAAATTCTAAACTGCCAACGACAGGTTTCATAAACATTTCTGAAAAAGAATCAAACAAG GGTTCTCCATTTCGAAACGAAGCATATGAAATTGACAGTGGAATAATTGGTGAATCGTcttccaataattataattccaaccaaaaattgagcatggaaatagaaaattataCGACAAAATGCTCCAATAAAGCAATGCCATTATCTCAGCTCATATCTTTGG atGAGCCAGATTATcttcaacatttgaaaaagCTTCGCTGGGACCACATCCAGCGAATTTCACGAGAAGTTCAAAGATTGGAGTCATTAGAAAG ATTCCTGGACTCATGTGGATGTGGACACATCATGGATCTTGCCGCAGGTCACTTAGCGTGA